From Lathamus discolor isolate bLatDis1 chromosome 15, bLatDis1.hap1, whole genome shotgun sequence, a single genomic window includes:
- the ZDHHC12 gene encoding palmitoyltransferase ZDHHC12 produces the protein MGAGRRWVRVAHTALSGGLALGLFLHRTDLQKQEERGELLQPLIFVSLVLCSILLYFRVSLMDPGFVKAEEEEKADESEEQSVVIPLVPSNVKLRRCGYCMVKQPMRARHCQLCQHCVRRYDHHCPWIENCIGEKNHPFFIVYLSVQLVVLLWGGQVAWSGLYFELSWEWLNHNIFLLTSFLLIVIFTIVVVLLLISHLYLISCNTTTWEFMSHHRISYLRHSEFENPFDQGVILNLWRFFCSCHLTAWEKIYFHRNNEPV, from the exons ATGGGCGCCGGGCGGCGGTGGGTGAGGGTGGCACACACGGCCCTCAGCGGCGGGCTGGCGCTGGGGCTCTTCCTGCACCGCACAG ATCTTCAAAAGCAAGAGGAGCgcggggagctgctgcagccactgaTCTTCGTCTCGCTGGTTTTGTGCTCGATCCTGCTGTACTTCAGGGTGTCCCTCATGGACCCAGGTTTTGTTAAGgctgaagaggaagagaag gCAGACGAGAGTGAAGAACAAAGCGTGGTCATACCCCTGGTTCCAAGTAATGTTAAGCTGCGGCGTTGTGGTTACTGCATGGTGAAG CAGCCGATGAGAGCCAGGCACTGCcagctgtgccagcactgcGTGCGGCGCTACGACCATCACTGTCCCTGGATTGAGAACTGCATAGGAGAAAAGAATCACCCCTTCTTTATAGTCTACCTGAGCGTGCAGCTTGTcgtgctgctgtggggaggtCAGGTTGCTTG GTCAGGCCTCTACTTTGAACTGTCCTGGGAGTGGCTGAATCACAACATTTTCCTCCTCACATCCTTTCTCCTGATAGTTATATTCACCATTGTtgttgtgctgctgctcatttCACACCTCTATCTGATCTCATGCAACACCACCACCTGGGAATTCATGTCACATCATCGCATCTCCTACCTGCGACACTCTGAGTTCGAGAATCCTTTTGACCAAGGGGTCATCCTCAATCTCTGGAGATTCTTCTGTTCATGCCACCTGACTGCATGGGAGAAAATCTATTTTCACAGGAACAATGAGCCTGTCTAG
- the PKN3 gene encoding serine/threonine-protein kinase N3: protein MAAGSPQGSCLLQLSNGVNLMDPGFQQKLEGEKELLRRAIQKELKIKEGAENLRKATTDRKNLVHIEHVLKSSNRKLEQLHWELQELNARIVITDKEENKTDGSVSPDPCLWERNPDPMARKVEALKKQLHVEMKVKQGAENMIQMYSTSKERKLLATAQQMLQDSKTKIEIIRMHIGKVSQSAGGMEDPTDPAVRMGSTISALELRIEELRHHLRIEAAVAEGAKNVLKILGGSRVQDRKFLAEAQGRLQESSQKIDLLRLSLECQLSELSPDHPKRALIKQELVNTSSLGAQHSSIQPTSVVKPTALTGTLEVRLMGCQDLLENVPGRSRITSSSPICGSPSDLRPLSRTRVGLGIHGRSVAGKYLRNEEPCNEVLAVLKVDNKVVGQTNWGPVNNQAWDQSFVIELDRSRELEIAIYWRDWRELCAVKFLRLDDFLDNERHGMCLPLEPQGMLFAEVMFCNPVIERKPKLQRQKRIFPKQKGKEFLRAPQMNINVAAWGRLMMSFLPPCSSMGTLSPPLHDPIHTDFSPGPPQSHVDPMSKLSSEFPVAKLTFTDEAPPKPPRLFQMANSKESTPSPADSPRLKRLHVDEKSCSSAVIVPASPRKRTVQLEDFHCIAMLGRGHFGKVLLAQYKATGKLYAIKALKKKDIIRRDEIDSLNCEKRIFEVVNSSGHPFLVNMFACFQTPHHACFVMEYTPGGDLMMRIHEDVFPEHVAQFYTACVVLGLQFLHEKKIVYRDLKLDNLLLDAEGFVKIADFGLCKEGIGFGDRTNTFCGTPEFLAPEVLTDISYTRAVDWWGLGVLIYEMLVGESPFPGDDEEEVFDSIVNDEVRYPRYLSSEALSIIRKLLRKCPERRLGAGEKDAEEIKIQAFFKGIDWDALLARTLKPPFVPTLRDPTDISNFDEEFTSQKPILTPPEEVALLTRKEQNVFKDFDFVSRHLLDV from the exons ATGGCGGCGGGGAGCCCGCAG GGCAGCTGTCTCTTGCAGCTGAGCAATGGTGTGAACTTAATGGATCCAGGCTTCCAGCAAAAACTGGAGGGTGAGAAGGAATTGCTTCGCCGTGCTATACAGAAAGAACTGAAGATTAAAGAGGGAGCAGAAAACCTGCGCAAAGCGACAACAGACAGAAAGAATCTTGTTCATATAGAGCATGTGCTGAAATCTTCCAACCGAAAACTGGAGCAACTGCATTGGGAACTTCAGGAGCTTAATGCAAGGATTGTAATAACAGACAAAGAGGAGAATAAGACAG ATGGATCAGTGTCTCCAGATCCTTGTCTCTGGGAAAGAAACCCAGACCCCATGGCAAGGAAGGTTGAAGCtctgaaaaagcagctgcatGTTGAAATGAAAGTGAAGCAAGGAGCTGAAAACATGATCCAAATGTATTCAACATCCAAG GAGCGGAAGCTGCTGGCTACAGCTCAGCAGATGCTTCAGGACAGCAAGACAAAGATTGAGATAATCCGCATGCATATTGGGAAAGTATCTCAGTCAGCAGGAGGGATGGAAGATCCAACGGATCCAGCAG TGAGGATGGGGAGCACCATCAGTGCTTTGGAGCTGCGTATTGAGGAGCTGAGACATCACCTGCGCATTGAAGCTGCTGTAGCTGAGGGGGCCAAAAACGTGCTGAAGATCCTGGGAGGGAGTCGGGTACAGGACCGCAAGTTTTTGGCTGAG GCTCAGGGTCGTTTGCAAGAGTCCTCTCAGAAGATTGACCTGCTGCGCCTGTCCTTGGAATGTCAGCTTAGTGAGCTTTCTCCTGATCATCCAAAAAGAGCACTCATCAAGCAGGAACTAGTAAATACTTCCTCCCTGGGAGCTCAACATAGCAGCATCCAACCAACTTCAGTTGTCAAACCTACAGCACTTACAG GAACTTTGGAAGTGAGACTAATGGGGTGTCAGGATCTATTGGAAAACGTTCCAGGACGTTCCCGAATTACTAGTTCTTCTCCCATCTGTGGCAGCCCAAGTGATTTGAGACCCCTTTCCCGAACACGAGTTGGCCTGGGTATCCATGGCCGCAGTGTTGCAGGGAAGTACCTGCGGAATGAAGAGCCATGTA ACGAGGTGCTTGCTGTTCTCAAAGTGGACAATAAAGTGGTTGGCCAAACAAACTGGGGACCAGTTAATAACCAGGCATGGGACCAGAGCTTCGTCATTGAACTGGACCGG TCTCGTGAGCTAGAAATTGCCATTTACTGGAGAGACTGGAGAGAACTTTGTGCGGTGAAGTTTTTACGTTTGGATGATTTTCTGGATAACGAACGTCACGGGATGTGCCTCCCACTGGAACCCCAAGGAATGCTTTTTGCAGAG GTGATGTTCTGTAATCCTGTCATTGAGAGAAAGCCAAAACTGCAGCGACAGAAACGCATCTTCCCCAAGCAGAAAG GGAAAGAGTTTCTCCGAGCTCCTCAAATGAACATAAATGTTGCTGCTTGGGGTCGCCTGATGATGAGTTTCCTCCCTCCGTGTAGTTCCATGGGCACTCTGAGtcccccactccatgatcccaTTCACACAGACTTTTCTCCAGGTCCCCCACAAAGTCATGTTGATCCAATGTCCAAATTGAGTAG TGAATTTCCTGTGGCTAAGCTCACATTTACTGACGAAGCACCACCCAAGCCTCCACGCCTGTTCCAGATGGCCAACTCCAAAGAATCAACCCCATCTCCTGCAGATTCTCCG CGTCTGAAGAGGCTGCATGTTGATGAGaagtcctgcagctctgctgtaaTAGTCCCAGCATCTCCAAG GAAAAGGACAGTTCAGCTTGAGGATTTTCACTGTATTGCTATGCTGGGACGTGGTCACTTTGGGAAG GTACTGCTGGCTCAATACAAGGCAACTGGGAAGCTGTATGCTATCAAAGCcctgaagaaaaaagatattaTTAGGAGAGATGAAATTGATAG CTTGAACTGTGAGAAGCGAATATTTGAAGTGGTTAATTCTTCTGGTCATCCATTCCTGGTGAACATGTTTGCATGTTTCCAGACACCTCATCATGCTTGTTTCGTGATGGAATATACTCCGGGTGGTGATCTTATGATGCGCATCCATGAAGATGTCTTTCCAGAGCATGTGGCACA GTTTTACACAGCCTGCGTAGTCTTGGGGCTCCAGTTCTTGCATGAGAAGAAAATTGTTTATAg GGACCTGAAATTGGATAATCTGCTTTTAGATGCTGAAGGATTTGTGAAGATTGCAGATTTTGGATTGTGTAAGGAAG GAATAGGCTTTGGAGACCGCACAAACACCTTCTGTGGCACCCCTGAATTTCTGGCTCCAGAAGTCCTGACAGACATCTCATACACTCGGGCAGTAGACTGGTGGGGATTGGGTGTGCTCATTTATGAGATGCTTGTTGGTGAG TCACCATTCCCTGGAGACGATGAGGAGGAAGTCTTTGACAGCATTGTCAATGATGAAGTCCGGTATCCACGATACCTTTCATCTGAGGCACTTTCTATAATCCGGAAG CTTCTTCGGAAATGTCCAGAGCGCAGactgggagcaggggaaaaagatgcagaagagattaaaatccAGGCCTTTTTTAAG GGAATTGATTGGGATGCCTTGTTGGCCAGGACTCTGAAGCCCCCTTTTGTGCCCACTCTAAGAGACCCAACTGACATTAGCAACTTTGATGAAGAGTTTACATCACAAAAGCCCATCCTTACTCCTCCCGAGGAGGTTGCTCTCCTAACCCGTAAGGAGCAGAATGTCTTCAAGGACTTTGACTTTGTCTCCAGGCACCTTTTAGATGTTTGA
- the SET gene encoding protein SET, with amino-acid sequence MSAPAAKVSKKELNSNHDGADETSEKEQQEAIEHIDEVQNEIDRLNEQASEEILKVEQKYNKLRQPFFQKRSELIAKIPNFWVTTFVNHPQVSALLGEEDEEALHYLTRVEVTEFEDIKSGYRIDFYFDENPYFENKVLSKEFHLNESGDPSSKSTEIKWKSGKDLTKRSSQTQNKASRKRQHEEPESFFTWFTDHSDAGADELGEVIKDDIWPNPLQYYLVPDMDDEEGEGEEDDDDDEEEEGLEDIDEEGDEDEGEEDEDDDEGEEGEEDEGEDD; translated from the exons aaaaagagCAACAGGAAGCAATTGAACACATTGATGAAGTACAGAATGAAATAGACAG aCTGAACGAACAAGCCAGTGAGGAAATCTTGAAAGTAGAACAGAAATACAACAAACTCCGCCAGCCATTCTTCCAGAAGAGGTCAGAATTGATCGCCAAAATCCCAAACTTCTGGGTAACAACATTTGTCAACCACCCACAAG TATCTGCACTGCTGGGAGAAGAAGATGAGGAAGCACTGCATTATTTGACCAGAGTTGAGGTGACAGAATTTGAAGACATCAAATCAGGTTACAGAATAGATTTT TATTTTGATGAGAATCCatactttgaaaataaagttCTCTCCAAAGAGTTTCACCTCAATGAAAGTGGAGACCCTTCTTCAAAATCAACTGAGATCAAATGGAAATCTGGGAAG GACCTGACAAAACGGTCAAGCCAGACACAGAACAAAGCCAGTAGGAAGAGGCAGCATGAAGAGCCAGAAAGCTTTTTCACCTGGTTCACTGACCACTCTGATGCAGGGGCTGATGAGCTAGGAGAAGTCATCAAGGATGACATCTGGCCAAATCCATTGCAGTACTACTTG GTTCCTGATATGGATgatgaggaaggggagggagaagaggatgatgatgatgatgaagaggaagaaggattAGAGGATATTGATGAAGAAGGAGATGAAGATGAGGGggaggaagatgaagatgatgatgagggagaggaaggagag GAGGATGAAGGAGAAGATGACTAA